A single region of the Arthrobacter sp. zg-Y20 genome encodes:
- a CDS encoding AAA family ATPase, producing the protein MNRFGQGVVIGKFYPPHAGHRHLIAAAAGQCTGLAVVVLASRFESISMENRVKWLAAEFEGSNVTVIGMPDDCPVDYGSRAIWKAHNEVLRLALKMKGITAVDAVFSSEDYGRQLAGDFGAAHVMVDRERMDHPVSGTLCRDDLRAAWADVIGPARQDLAVRIIVVGAESTGTTTLAAALTGHYRKSYPDLADVPEYGRQFTYDKFAAAQAADPDAVLTDMVWTAADFAHIGERQNQMENDAADRCPLVIADTDVITTALFERVYIGEQSYGSYLAVERIPRRDLYLITDHEGVPFEDDGWREAEHPRAEMTEWFKEELTAAGASWILVSGTREERLATATEIIDLIIARRNHFTSPPWATRTVLAGR; encoded by the coding sequence ATGAACCGCTTCGGGCAGGGAGTAGTCATCGGCAAGTTCTATCCGCCGCATGCAGGCCACCGTCACCTCATAGCCGCCGCCGCCGGGCAATGCACCGGTCTCGCCGTCGTTGTCCTGGCCAGCCGGTTCGAAAGCATCAGCATGGAGAACCGGGTGAAGTGGCTGGCGGCGGAGTTCGAGGGTTCAAACGTCACGGTCATCGGCATGCCCGATGACTGCCCCGTGGACTACGGCTCCCGGGCCATCTGGAAGGCGCACAACGAGGTGCTGCGCCTGGCCCTCAAGATGAAGGGCATCACGGCCGTAGACGCCGTGTTCAGTTCCGAGGATTACGGCCGGCAACTGGCAGGGGACTTCGGTGCGGCCCACGTGATGGTGGACCGGGAGCGGATGGACCATCCGGTCAGCGGAACCCTCTGCCGTGATGACCTCCGCGCTGCCTGGGCCGACGTCATCGGGCCTGCCCGGCAGGACCTGGCCGTGCGGATCATCGTGGTTGGCGCCGAGTCCACCGGGACCACCACCCTTGCCGCGGCCCTGACCGGGCACTATCGGAAGAGCTACCCGGATCTGGCCGACGTGCCGGAATACGGCCGCCAGTTCACGTACGACAAGTTCGCAGCGGCGCAGGCGGCGGACCCCGACGCCGTCCTCACCGACATGGTATGGACCGCCGCGGACTTCGCACACATCGGCGAGCGGCAGAACCAAATGGAAAACGATGCAGCCGACCGGTGTCCGCTGGTTATAGCCGACACGGATGTGATCACTACCGCGCTCTTCGAACGGGTCTACATCGGCGAACAGAGCTACGGCTCCTACCTTGCCGTTGAGCGTATTCCACGCCGTGACCTCTACCTCATCACCGACCACGAGGGAGTGCCGTTCGAGGACGACGGCTGGCGCGAGGCGGAGCATCCGCGGGCCGAGATGACCGAATGGTTCAAGGAGGAACTCACCGCGGCAGGCGCGTCCTGGATCCTCGTTTCCGGCACCCGGGAAGAGCGCCTGGCCACGGCAACTGAGATCATTGACTTGATCATCGCCCGGCGGAACCACTTCACCTCCCCGCCCTGGGCCACCCGCACCGTACTGGCAGGACGCTGA
- the pnuC gene encoding nicotinamide riboside transporter PnuC, translated as MNAVLDWMNSPAATLLGAPVSWIEVIGFVTGAACVYGVARQKSWNWPVGIVNNVAFIVLFFGAGLYGETLLQAVFAAVSVYGWYNWVRGAKSTDGKGDLPIRDGRRAEIAGGLGAVVLATVGIAQILLHGTDSQVPWPDAFVLAASLLATFWQAKKIFQHWYVWIVIDLVSIPLYFSRGLNLTAILYIGFTALCVYGLAGWTRTRKAAETSTGMGKVAA; from the coding sequence ATGAACGCAGTACTGGATTGGATGAACTCCCCGGCAGCAACGCTGCTTGGAGCACCGGTCAGCTGGATCGAAGTCATCGGGTTCGTTACCGGTGCAGCCTGCGTCTACGGCGTTGCCCGGCAAAAGTCCTGGAACTGGCCGGTCGGCATCGTGAACAACGTGGCGTTCATTGTGCTGTTCTTCGGCGCCGGACTGTACGGGGAGACACTGCTGCAGGCTGTGTTCGCCGCTGTATCGGTCTACGGCTGGTACAACTGGGTGCGGGGCGCCAAAAGCACGGACGGAAAGGGTGACCTACCCATCCGTGACGGCCGCAGGGCTGAGATTGCCGGCGGCCTCGGCGCCGTGGTGCTGGCTACCGTGGGCATTGCCCAGATCCTCCTGCACGGCACTGATTCCCAGGTTCCCTGGCCGGACGCCTTCGTCCTGGCAGCTTCGCTGCTGGCTACCTTCTGGCAGGCCAAGAAGATCTTCCAGCACTGGTACGTGTGGATTGTGATCGACCTGGTCAGCATCCCGCTCTACTTCTCCCGCGGACTTAACCTCACCGCCATCCTCTACATCGGCTTTACCGCCCTCTGCGTCTACGGTCTCGCGGGCTGGACGCGTACCCGCAAGGCAGCGGAGACGAGCACCGGCATGGGGAAGGTCGCGGCATGA
- a CDS encoding histidine phosphatase family protein, which produces MSAPAPWDPGSASRRVVFWRHGRTEWNRVGRFQGQQDIALDPSGVRQAAEAAAVLRFLEPAAIVSSDLGRALNTGRSLGALLGLEVAQDKRLRETFAGTWEGRTFAQIGEQDAPLLAAWSAGVGSVRAGGGETRVDVGTRVAAAVNDAVQGVEPGGTLVVVSHGGAIRAGICALLGLPAESWAVISGVSNCHWSVLQEVPDRRGQPAWHLTQHNVGLDSLPTGPVEG; this is translated from the coding sequence GTGAGCGCTCCAGCCCCCTGGGATCCCGGTTCTGCGTCGCGGCGCGTGGTGTTTTGGCGCCACGGCCGCACCGAATGGAACCGGGTGGGGCGCTTTCAGGGGCAGCAGGACATTGCCCTTGATCCCTCCGGTGTGCGGCAGGCAGCCGAGGCGGCCGCCGTGCTCCGTTTCCTGGAACCTGCTGCGATCGTCTCGTCCGATCTGGGCCGTGCACTGAACACGGGCAGGTCCCTCGGTGCGCTCCTCGGCCTCGAGGTCGCCCAAGACAAGCGCCTGCGGGAGACCTTCGCCGGGACGTGGGAGGGCCGCACCTTTGCGCAGATCGGCGAGCAGGACGCCCCGCTGCTGGCTGCATGGTCAGCCGGCGTGGGCAGTGTCCGGGCCGGCGGCGGTGAAACGCGTGTCGACGTCGGCACGCGCGTGGCCGCAGCCGTGAACGACGCCGTTCAGGGCGTGGAGCCCGGCGGCACGCTGGTGGTGGTCAGCCACGGGGGAGCCATCCGTGCCGGCATCTGCGCACTGCTGGGACTGCCCGCTGAGTCCTGGGCCGTAATTTCCGGGGTTTCCAACTGCCACTGGTCCGTACTGCAGGAAGTTCCCGACCGGCGCGGGCAGCCCGCGTGGCATCTGACCCAGCACAACGTTGGGCTGGACTCGCTTCCCACCGGACCGGTGGAGGGCTGA
- the rsfS gene encoding ribosome silencing factor, which produces MSATESSIDIARAAAKAASDKIADDIVAIDVSERLAITDVFLIASASNERQVNAIVDGIEEELSKKGLKPVRREGRSEGRWVLLDYANVVVHVQHEEDRVFYALERLWKDCPVVDLQLEDASAAAESE; this is translated from the coding sequence TTGAGCGCCACCGAATCTTCCATTGACATTGCACGGGCGGCGGCCAAAGCGGCGTCGGACAAGATTGCCGACGACATTGTCGCCATTGACGTCAGCGAACGCCTGGCCATCACGGATGTCTTCCTCATTGCATCGGCCTCGAACGAGCGCCAGGTCAACGCCATTGTTGACGGCATTGAGGAGGAGCTGTCCAAGAAGGGCCTCAAGCCCGTCCGCCGCGAAGGACGCAGCGAAGGCCGCTGGGTGCTGCTGGACTACGCCAACGTAGTGGTGCACGTCCAGCACGAAGAAGACCGCGTCTTCTACGCACTTGAGCGCCTGTGGAAGGACTGCCCTGTGGTGGATCTCCAGCTCGAAGACGCCTCCGCCGCGGCCGAGTCAGAGTAA
- the nadD gene encoding nicotinate-nucleotide adenylyltransferase, whose product MGEPQRTDVNGKRRFRLGVMGGTFDPIHHGHLVAASEVADRFDLDEVVFVPTGEPWHKPAAQQVSPAEHRYLMTVIATASNPRFTVSRVDIDRPGPTYTIDTLRDLKAARPEADLFFITGADAMAQILSWKDIQELWSLAHFVGVTRPGHVLENMGREDVSLMEVPAMAISSTDCRRRVVEGKPVWYLVPDGVVQYIAKHRLYAAGRNTPDPAETETVA is encoded by the coding sequence ATGGGTGAGCCGCAGCGGACAGACGTCAACGGAAAACGAAGGTTCCGTCTGGGAGTCATGGGCGGAACGTTTGATCCCATCCACCACGGCCACCTGGTGGCGGCAAGCGAAGTGGCAGACCGGTTCGACCTGGACGAGGTGGTTTTCGTACCCACCGGCGAACCGTGGCACAAGCCGGCGGCGCAGCAGGTAAGCCCGGCGGAACACCGGTACCTGATGACAGTCATCGCGACGGCTTCGAACCCCCGGTTTACTGTCAGCAGGGTGGACATTGACCGGCCCGGGCCCACGTACACCATTGATACACTGCGGGACCTGAAGGCGGCACGGCCCGAGGCCGATCTGTTCTTCATCACCGGAGCGGATGCCATGGCCCAGATCCTTTCCTGGAAGGACATCCAGGAGCTGTGGTCCCTCGCCCACTTTGTGGGGGTCACCCGGCCCGGGCACGTCCTGGAAAACATGGGGCGGGAAGACGTATCCCTGATGGAGGTGCCGGCCATGGCAATCTCTTCCACGGACTGCCGCCGCCGAGTGGTTGAGGGCAAGCCCGTCTGGTACCTGGTGCCGGACGGAGTGGTGCAGTACATCGCCAAGCACCGCCTCTACGCCGCCGGCCGGAATACTCCGGACCCGGCGGAAACCGAAACAGTAGCGTAA
- a CDS encoding glutamate-5-semialdehyde dehydrogenase, with protein MNSVNTSEASVGTGTDGTAADGTAAAPEPEAGAVSAENVEAQVHAVADRSRAAARRLARANRAWKDRALLRIADNVRAGREVILAANARDLAAGRENGTSAAMLDRLALTAERIASLAAALENLAGLPDPVGSVARGQTLPNGLRLRQVHVPMGVVAAIYEARPNVTLDIAGLALKSGNAVILRGGSAAAATNEVLVQIIRDSLEDAGLPADAVQSVDRYGREGAAVLMKARGRVDVLIPRGGRSLIQSVVTNATVPVIETGEGNVHIYLDRTAPVEMAVEILLNAKTQRPSVCNTVETLLIHEAAPAAPDVLAALAAAGVRLHADARAMTLLPDGVTAAPADDADWGREYMDLDLAVAVVDSLDEAVDHIRRWTTGHTEAIITNDLANAERFIAEIDSAAVIVNASTRFTDGGELGLGAEVGISTQKMHARGPMGLKELTTTKWIIQGDGQIRG; from the coding sequence ATGAATTCCGTGAACACAAGCGAGGCAAGCGTCGGCACCGGCACTGACGGGACAGCTGCAGACGGGACAGCCGCAGCGCCGGAGCCCGAAGCCGGTGCGGTCTCCGCGGAGAACGTCGAAGCGCAGGTCCACGCCGTGGCCGACCGTTCCAGGGCTGCCGCGCGGCGGCTGGCGCGCGCCAACCGGGCCTGGAAAGACCGCGCCCTGCTGCGGATTGCGGACAACGTCAGGGCCGGACGGGAAGTAATCCTTGCGGCCAATGCCCGCGACCTGGCCGCCGGCCGGGAAAACGGCACCTCTGCAGCCATGCTGGACCGGCTCGCCCTGACGGCTGAACGCATTGCCTCCCTCGCGGCGGCACTGGAGAACCTGGCCGGCCTGCCGGACCCGGTGGGCTCCGTAGCCCGCGGCCAGACGCTCCCCAACGGCTTGCGGCTGCGCCAGGTGCATGTGCCCATGGGCGTGGTCGCGGCCATTTACGAAGCCCGGCCCAACGTCACCCTGGACATTGCCGGTCTGGCGCTGAAGAGCGGAAATGCGGTGATCCTGCGGGGCGGCAGTGCCGCCGCGGCCACCAACGAGGTGCTGGTGCAGATCATCCGGGATTCACTCGAGGATGCCGGGCTGCCCGCGGACGCCGTGCAGAGCGTGGACCGGTACGGCCGCGAAGGCGCCGCCGTCCTGATGAAAGCCCGCGGCCGGGTGGATGTGCTGATTCCCCGCGGCGGCCGCTCGCTGATCCAGTCCGTGGTTACCAATGCCACCGTTCCGGTGATCGAAACGGGGGAGGGGAACGTGCACATTTATCTGGACCGCACCGCACCCGTGGAAATGGCCGTCGAGATCCTGCTGAACGCCAAAACCCAGCGGCCCAGTGTCTGCAACACGGTGGAAACCCTGCTGATCCATGAGGCAGCTCCGGCCGCTCCCGACGTCTTGGCTGCCCTCGCGGCGGCCGGGGTGCGCCTGCACGCCGATGCCCGGGCCATGACGCTGCTGCCCGACGGCGTCACTGCGGCACCTGCCGACGACGCCGACTGGGGGCGCGAGTACATGGATCTTGACCTGGCTGTGGCGGTGGTGGACAGCCTGGACGAAGCTGTGGACCATATCCGGCGCTGGACCACCGGCCATACCGAGGCGATCATCACCAATGACTTGGCCAACGCGGAACGCTTCATAGCCGAGATCGACTCGGCGGCAGTGATTGTGAACGCCTCGACCCGCTTCACGGACGGGGGAGAGCTGGGACTGGGCGCCGAAGTGGGCATTTCGACCCAGAAGATGCACGCCCGCGGGCCCATGGGACTGAAGGAACTGACCACCACCAAATGGATCATCCAAGGCGACGGACAGATCCGCGGCTAG
- the proB gene encoding glutamate 5-kinase — MSELTESPPPARRALTSRSGLARARRVVVKVGSSSLTSVAGGISDAALRSLADVLSARHAQGTEIILVSSGAISAGLAPLGLARRPAQLSSQQAAASVGQGLLMARYTAAFGAHGVTVSQVLLTIEDLMRRTHHANAHRAMERLLNFGVLPIVNENDAVASHEIRFGDNDRLAALVAHLVKADALILLSDVDALYDGPPGEGARRIPEVTGPKDLADVRIGKVGKAGVGTGGMATKVEAATIAAESGIPALVTSTANAAAALAGEDVGTWFTTRGRRQSIRLLWLAHLARIQGTLVLDDGAARAVGERHRSLLPAGIASVEGRFEPGDAVALADTAGRVIAHGLSNYGSDELPSMLGRSTRELSRELGRGYERAVVHVNDLVLLHQAQTAVPAPETGAGPTLEA, encoded by the coding sequence ATGAGTGAACTCACCGAATCACCCCCGCCTGCCCGCCGTGCGCTGACCTCCCGTTCCGGATTGGCGCGCGCCCGGCGCGTGGTGGTCAAAGTGGGCTCCTCGTCCCTGACTTCCGTGGCGGGCGGCATTTCCGATGCAGCGCTGCGGTCCCTGGCTGACGTGCTGTCCGCACGGCACGCGCAAGGCACCGAGATCATCCTGGTCTCCTCCGGTGCCATCAGCGCCGGGCTGGCCCCGCTGGGCCTGGCTCGGCGCCCCGCGCAGCTTTCCTCCCAGCAGGCGGCCGCCAGTGTGGGGCAGGGCCTGCTGATGGCCCGGTACACGGCTGCGTTCGGGGCCCACGGCGTCACCGTGAGCCAGGTCCTGTTGACCATCGAGGACCTCATGCGGCGTACCCACCACGCCAACGCGCACCGCGCCATGGAACGGCTCCTGAACTTCGGTGTACTGCCGATCGTCAACGAAAACGACGCCGTCGCCAGCCACGAAATCCGCTTCGGCGACAATGACCGGCTCGCCGCCCTCGTGGCGCACCTGGTCAAGGCCGACGCGCTCATTCTTCTTTCCGACGTCGACGCCCTCTACGACGGTCCGCCCGGCGAGGGTGCGCGCCGCATTCCCGAGGTCACCGGCCCGAAGGACCTTGCCGATGTACGCATCGGCAAGGTCGGCAAGGCAGGGGTGGGCACCGGCGGGATGGCCACCAAGGTGGAAGCGGCCACCATTGCCGCAGAATCCGGCATTCCCGCATTGGTGACCTCCACGGCCAACGCCGCGGCCGCGCTGGCCGGTGAGGACGTCGGCACCTGGTTCACCACCCGCGGGCGCCGCCAGTCCATCCGCCTGCTATGGCTGGCGCACCTGGCCCGGATCCAAGGCACCCTGGTGCTGGACGACGGCGCCGCGCGCGCTGTGGGGGAGCGGCACCGTTCGCTGCTGCCGGCAGGGATCGCCTCGGTGGAAGGACGCTTCGAACCCGGAGACGCGGTTGCCCTGGCCGATACCGCCGGCCGGGTGATTGCCCACGGGCTTAGCAACTACGGGTCCGATGAACTGCCCTCCATGCTGGGCCGTTCCACCCGGGAACTGTCCCGTGAGCTCGGCCGCGGCTACGAACGCGCCGTGGTGCACGTGAATGACCTGGTTCTGCTGCACCAGGCCCAAACCGCCGTACCCGCGCCTGAAACCGGTGCCGGTCCTACACTGGAGGCATGA
- the obgE gene encoding GTPase ObgE produces the protein MASFVDRVVLHVSGGTGGHGCVSVKREKFKPLGGPDGGNGGDGGDVILRVDSQTTTLLDYHHAPHRHATNGGNGMGDWRAGKTGETLILPVPDGTVVKNKDGEVLADMVGEGFEYIAAAGGQGGLGNSSLSSQKRKAPGFALLGIPGEEADIVLELKSIADIALVGFPSAGKSSLIAAMSAARPKIADYPFTTLIPNLGVVQSGDVRFTVADVPGLIEGASEGKGLGHNFLRHVERCAALVHVLDCAALETDRDPIGDLEIIERELEKYEVDMSYAGTDGDVVPLNRRPRLVALNKVDVPDGRDMAEFVRPELEKRGYRVFEVSASSHEGLRELGFAMAGIVKDARDAVEQAPPRIQPPVLKPRGVNYKGGFMIRREERNLEPLFRVLGEKPVRWVQQTDFTNDEAVGYLADRLAKLGVEEKLFKEGAKPGDAVVIGEGDGVVFDWEPTMIGGAELLAASPRGSDIRVEDFSRPTREEKREDHQKRKDARAAARAELESERRAGIWTESVNYKHNPRPATADEAAEGNEGE, from the coding sequence ATGGCCAGCTTTGTAGACCGCGTAGTGCTGCACGTTTCGGGCGGTACAGGCGGCCATGGTTGCGTGTCCGTCAAGCGTGAAAAGTTCAAGCCGCTGGGCGGGCCCGACGGCGGCAACGGCGGCGACGGCGGCGACGTCATCCTGCGTGTTGACTCCCAAACCACCACCCTGCTCGATTACCACCACGCCCCCCACCGCCACGCCACCAACGGCGGCAACGGCATGGGCGACTGGCGCGCCGGCAAGACCGGCGAGACGCTGATCCTCCCGGTTCCGGACGGCACCGTCGTGAAGAACAAGGACGGCGAAGTGCTGGCGGACATGGTCGGGGAGGGCTTCGAATACATCGCTGCCGCCGGTGGCCAGGGCGGCCTCGGCAACTCCTCCCTTTCCTCGCAGAAGCGCAAGGCTCCCGGGTTCGCGCTGCTGGGTATTCCCGGCGAGGAAGCGGACATTGTCCTGGAGCTGAAGTCCATCGCCGACATTGCACTGGTGGGCTTCCCGTCCGCCGGCAAGTCCTCGCTGATTGCGGCCATGTCCGCGGCCCGCCCGAAGATTGCCGACTACCCCTTCACCACGCTGATCCCGAACCTCGGCGTCGTCCAGTCCGGCGATGTGCGCTTCACCGTGGCGGATGTGCCCGGCCTGATCGAGGGCGCCTCCGAAGGCAAGGGCCTCGGCCACAACTTCCTGCGCCACGTCGAACGCTGCGCCGCCCTGGTGCATGTGCTTGACTGCGCCGCCCTGGAGACGGACCGCGACCCCATCGGCGACCTGGAAATCATCGAGCGCGAACTCGAGAAGTACGAAGTAGACATGAGCTACGCCGGCACCGACGGCGACGTCGTGCCGCTGAACCGCCGCCCGCGCCTGGTCGCACTGAACAAGGTGGACGTCCCCGACGGCCGCGACATGGCCGAATTCGTCCGTCCGGAACTGGAAAAACGCGGCTACCGCGTGTTTGAGGTCTCCGCCTCCAGCCACGAGGGCCTTCGTGAACTCGGGTTCGCCATGGCCGGGATCGTCAAGGACGCCCGCGACGCCGTCGAGCAGGCTCCGCCGCGCATCCAGCCGCCGGTCCTGAAACCGCGCGGCGTCAACTACAAGGGCGGCTTCATGATCCGCCGCGAGGAACGCAACCTTGAGCCGCTCTTCCGCGTCCTGGGCGAGAAGCCGGTGCGCTGGGTCCAGCAGACCGACTTCACCAACGATGAAGCCGTGGGCTACCTGGCCGACCGCCTCGCCAAGCTGGGCGTGGAGGAGAAGCTGTTCAAGGAAGGCGCCAAGCCCGGCGACGCCGTGGTGATCGGCGAGGGCGACGGCGTCGTCTTCGACTGGGAGCCGACCATGATCGGCGGCGCGGAACTGCTCGCTGCCTCCCCGCGCGGCAGCGACATCCGCGTGGAGGACTTCTCCCGCCCCACCCGTGAAGAGAAGCGCGAAGACCACCAGAAGCGCAAGGACGCCCGTGCGGCGGCCCGCGCGGAACTCGAATCCGAGCGCCGTGCCGGCATCTGGACCGAGTCCGTGAACTACAAGCACAACCCGCGCCCCGCAACGGCCGATGAAGCGGCAGAGGGTAACGAAGGGGAGTAA